Proteins from a genomic interval of Paenibacillus sp. FSL R5-0623:
- a CDS encoding diacylglycerol kinase → MKKARLIYNPTSGREEMKKRLADILQRLDQGGIEASCHATTGEGDATREAELAIERGYDMIIAAGGDGTLYEVINGMAERENRPPLGVFPLGTTNDFARALGIPRQWEDYVDLVINQQLRPLDLGKANDKYFINIAGGGSLTELTYEVPSRLKTMIGQLAYYMKGIEKMASLSPQELIIRADGQEEIHDEFMLFLIANTNSVGGFEKLAPGATIDDGLFDVIGVRKCNLADMIRLVTLALRGEHLNDKKVVHFQTSHMEVTSPGYVQLNLDGELGGTLPATFTNLRHHLMLYR, encoded by the coding sequence CTGGCTGATATTTTGCAGCGTTTGGATCAAGGTGGTATTGAAGCTTCATGTCACGCAACAACGGGCGAAGGTGACGCAACCCGGGAAGCGGAACTCGCGATTGAACGCGGCTATGACATGATTATTGCTGCTGGTGGAGATGGCACGTTGTATGAAGTTATCAATGGTATGGCTGAGCGGGAGAATCGTCCTCCGCTGGGTGTGTTTCCTTTGGGAACAACGAATGATTTTGCACGTGCACTCGGCATTCCGAGACAATGGGAAGATTACGTGGATCTGGTCATTAACCAGCAGCTTCGTCCGCTCGATCTGGGCAAAGCGAATGATAAATATTTTATCAACATCGCCGGCGGTGGATCACTGACTGAACTGACCTATGAAGTACCGAGTCGTCTGAAAACGATGATTGGGCAACTGGCCTATTATATGAAGGGTATTGAGAAAATGGCGAGTCTGTCTCCACAGGAGCTGATTATTCGCGCCGACGGTCAGGAAGAAATCCATGATGAATTCATGTTATTCCTCATCGCCAATACCAATTCGGTCGGGGGATTTGAGAAGTTGGCTCCAGGTGCAACCATTGATGATGGTCTGTTCGATGTGATCGGTGTCCGCAAGTGTAATCTGGCCGATATGATCCGCCTCGTAACGCTCGCGCTGCGTGGGGAGCATCTGAACGACAAGAAAGTGGTTCATTTCCAGACGAGTCATATGGAAGTTACGTCCCCGGGATATGTGCAGCTGAACCTCGATGGAGAGTTGGGCGGCACATTGCCAGCTACGTTTACGAATTTGCGTCATCATCTGATGTTGT